The following coding sequences are from one Nitrospira sp. CR1.1 window:
- a CDS encoding geranyl transferase encodes MNIKDYLEHNRLAVDRFLDEVSPPAATPPTTLHESMRYSLMAGGKRVRPILTIAAAEAVGTTPPGLMAVACSLEFIHTYSLIHDDLPSMDNDDFRRGKPTNHKVYGEAMAILAGDALLTMAFDLISHPDLMKGCEPSRQIRIIRELAYGSGNLGMVGGQVFDIQAENQDIDLPTLQNIHKHKTGMLIRAAVRMGAIAAGASDRQLDDLTGYAEDIGLAFQIADDVLNVTGTREELGKNPNTDAERGKKTYPTFYGVEGAKQLADDCVTRANDRLASFGAKADPLRELARYITARKN; translated from the coding sequence ATGAACATTAAGGACTATCTCGAACACAACCGGCTTGCGGTGGACCGATTCCTGGATGAGGTTAGCCCTCCGGCTGCCACCCCGCCGACGACGCTCCACGAGAGCATGCGCTATAGCCTGATGGCCGGCGGCAAGCGGGTCCGCCCGATCTTGACGATCGCTGCGGCCGAAGCAGTAGGGACGACGCCGCCCGGGCTGATGGCCGTCGCCTGTTCGCTGGAGTTCATCCATACCTATTCCCTGATCCACGACGACTTGCCGTCGATGGACAACGATGACTTTCGCCGGGGCAAACCGACCAACCACAAGGTCTATGGCGAAGCGATGGCCATTTTGGCGGGTGACGCGCTGCTGACCATGGCCTTCGACTTGATCAGCCACCCCGACCTCATGAAGGGCTGCGAACCCTCGCGACAGATACGCATCATACGGGAATTGGCCTACGGCTCCGGAAACTTGGGCATGGTCGGCGGCCAGGTCTTCGACATTCAGGCCGAGAACCAGGATATCGACCTGCCCACGCTGCAGAACATTCACAAACACAAGACCGGGATGCTGATCCGGGCCGCCGTTCGCATGGGGGCCATCGCCGCAGGCGCCTCCGATCGGCAACTCGACGACCTCACCGGCTACGCTGAGGACATCGGGCTCGCATTCCAAATTGCCGACGATGTGCTGAACGTGACGGGCACCCGCGAGGAATTGGGCAAGAATCCGAACACCGATGCGGAACGCGGCAAGAAAACCTATCCAACGTTTTATGGCGTTGAAGGGGCCAAGCAACTGGCCGATGACTGCGTGACTCGCGCCAACGACCGTCTCGCCTCCTTCGGCGCCAAGGCCGATCCCCTCCGCGAGCTGGCCCGCTATATCACCGCACGAAAAAACTGA
- a CDS encoding NAD-dependent epimerase/dehydratase family protein has translation MNALVTGATGFVGGAVARALVQAGAEVRVLTRKGADLQNLAGLPVKQVHGDLRNRDSLRQALRGCRQLYHVAAHYALWAKDPSIFYDINVTGTRNILETAREVGVERSVYCSTIGAIGLPPGGGLGTEETPVSLEQMAGHYKRSKYLAEQEVQRLAQEGLPVVIVNPSAPVGAADVKPTPTGQIIVDFMKGRMPAYIETGMNLIDVDDVAQGHLLAMQKGRQGERYILGNKNLLLNEVFQILSRITGVKAPSVKLPRLAILPLAYANQWIANLTGVPPRIPLEGVKMAKYKMHYDCSKAIRELGLPQTPVEVALEKAVRWFREHGYA, from the coding sequence ATGAATGCTCTCGTGACCGGAGCAACCGGGTTTGTCGGTGGGGCCGTGGCGCGTGCGCTGGTCCAAGCCGGCGCGGAGGTCCGCGTCCTCACGCGCAAAGGCGCCGATCTGCAAAACCTGGCCGGGCTTCCGGTCAAACAAGTGCATGGAGACCTCCGCAATCGCGACTCCCTTCGCCAGGCCCTACGCGGCTGCCGGCAGCTCTATCATGTGGCGGCACATTACGCCCTCTGGGCCAAAGATCCGTCGATCTTCTACGACATCAATGTCACCGGCACGAGGAACATTCTCGAGACAGCGCGCGAGGTCGGTGTAGAGCGCAGCGTGTATTGCAGCACGATCGGTGCGATCGGGTTGCCGCCGGGCGGAGGACTCGGCACCGAAGAGACGCCGGTCTCGCTGGAACAGATGGCGGGACATTACAAACGTTCCAAATATCTCGCCGAACAAGAAGTACAGAGACTCGCGCAGGAAGGCCTGCCGGTTGTCATCGTCAACCCGAGTGCGCCGGTCGGGGCAGCCGACGTGAAACCGACCCCCACCGGGCAGATCATCGTGGACTTCATGAAGGGCCGCATGCCCGCCTATATCGAAACGGGTATGAACCTGATCGATGTGGACGACGTAGCCCAGGGCCACCTGTTGGCGATGCAGAAGGGCCGTCAGGGAGAACGCTACATCCTCGGCAATAAAAATCTGTTGTTGAACGAGGTGTTTCAGATCCTCAGCCGGATCACCGGGGTGAAGGCGCCCTCCGTCAAGCTGCCGCGCCTGGCCATCCTGCCGCTCGCCTACGCGAATCAGTGGATCGCGAACCTGACCGGCGTGCCCCCACGTATCCCGCTCGAAGGCGTGAAGATGGCCAAGTATAAAATGCATTACGATTGCAGTAAGGCCATCCGCGAACTCGGCTTACCGCAAACGCCGGTCGAGGTCGCGCTGGAAAAGGCGGTGAGGTGGTTTCGCGAGCATGGCTATGCCTAA
- a CDS encoding carotenoid biosynthesis protein, whose product MELLLLFAKTILLRPYVFAFLAAFLFSAIALIGWPRTWRFWLISWMTAFVCEYSSTRNGIPFGWYHYNGSTVGQELYVSNIPFMDSISFSFLLFASYTLALMLLLPMAQDHRGPGLRLPRLSFAPAERTSWPVFILTVLFFAFIDMVIDPVALRGDRWFLGKIYYYPDPGVHYGVPMANYIGWAVVGAISLLVYFPLDQRLADPLPPHTPSTTHRLLLGTGLYYGVLIFNLAVTFWIGESLQGTTGLLMYVPVTAMLLLRLLAPAPASA is encoded by the coding sequence ATGGAACTTCTCCTTCTTTTTGCGAAGACGATCCTCCTCCGCCCCTACGTGTTCGCCTTTCTGGCGGCGTTCTTGTTTTCAGCCATTGCGCTGATCGGCTGGCCGCGGACGTGGCGGTTCTGGCTCATCAGCTGGATGACGGCCTTCGTCTGTGAGTACTCCTCCACGCGTAACGGCATTCCCTTCGGTTGGTACCACTACAACGGGTCCACGGTCGGCCAGGAACTCTACGTTTCCAATATTCCGTTCATGGATTCGATCTCGTTTTCGTTCCTACTCTTCGCCAGTTATACGCTCGCGCTCATGTTGCTCCTGCCGATGGCACAGGACCACCGAGGACCGGGCCTGCGACTCCCCCGCCTTTCGTTCGCGCCCGCCGAGCGGACTTCCTGGCCGGTGTTCATCTTGACCGTGCTGTTCTTTGCCTTCATCGACATGGTGATCGATCCCGTGGCACTGCGCGGCGACCGCTGGTTCCTCGGCAAGATCTATTATTATCCCGATCCTGGCGTGCACTACGGCGTGCCGATGGCCAACTATATCGGCTGGGCGGTCGTCGGGGCGATTTCGCTCCTGGTCTATTTTCCCCTCGACCAGCGGCTGGCCGACCCGCTCCCGCCGCATACACCGTCGACGACGCACCGACTCCTCCTGGGAACCGGCCTCTATTATGGCGTGTTGATCTTCAACCTGGCGGTCACCTTCTGGATCGGCGAGTCACTCCAGGGCACGACCGGCCTCTTGATGTACGTGCCGGTCACTGCCATGCTCCTGCTACGATTGCTCGCCCCTGCGCCGGCGTCCGCGTAA
- a CDS encoding cytochrome C: protein MKKICGLLMIGFLATLGILGWFGYQSYTTGFSAKAEPNELEVLIARQVRHLAIPYENRRLRNPLPVTQEMMKEARAHFADHCASCHANNGSGDTVIGRNVYPKAPDLRLPDTQTMSDGELFFIIQNGIRFTAMPGWGTGDPAKDSGSWELVHFIRHLPSITEEELQEMAALNPKTKKELQEELLIDQFLSGDDAAASKAAGAHRH, encoded by the coding sequence ATGAAGAAAATTTGCGGACTCTTGATGATCGGCTTCCTCGCGACCCTGGGAATTCTCGGGTGGTTCGGTTACCAATCCTACACGACCGGGTTCAGCGCCAAAGCCGAACCGAACGAGTTGGAAGTGTTGATCGCCAGGCAAGTTCGACATCTGGCCATCCCATATGAAAATAGGCGACTCCGCAATCCCCTGCCCGTCACGCAAGAGATGATGAAGGAAGCCCGCGCCCATTTCGCCGACCATTGCGCCTCCTGCCATGCCAACAACGGCAGCGGGGACACGGTGATCGGGAGGAATGTGTACCCGAAAGCGCCGGACCTCCGCCTCCCCGACACACAAACGATGTCGGACGGCGAGCTGTTCTTCATCATTCAAAACGGCATTCGTTTCACGGCCATGCCCGGCTGGGGTACCGGCGACCCGGCGAAGGACAGCGGGAGCTGGGAACTCGTGCATTTCATTCGTCACCTGCCCAGCATTACCGAAGAAGAACTGCAGGAAATGGCCGCCCTGAATCCCAAGACGAAGAAAGAGTTACAAGAAGAATTGCTGATCGACCAGTTCCTGAGCGGAGACGACGCCGCCGCGTCCAAGGCCGCCGGCGCGCACCGCCATTAA
- a CDS encoding phage holin family protein — translation MRVFQLSHNQQARPGGDGLRPLMMRVLIMGLAVFLAVTTVPGIESDSLGAGVAAVLVLTLLNSLIRPLLYLLALPLIVVSLGLFMVVINALLLQLTAALVKGFTVAGFGASFWGALVISLVSSILNMLLVVEQSRIEPGQRPQRPPTIINPDGSEHS, via the coding sequence ATGCGCGTGTTTCAACTTTCTCACAACCAGCAAGCCAGACCGGGCGGCGACGGCCTTCGGCCGTTGATGATGAGGGTCCTGATCATGGGCCTCGCCGTCTTTCTGGCCGTGACCACTGTGCCCGGCATTGAGTCCGACAGTCTCGGTGCCGGGGTGGCCGCCGTGCTGGTCCTGACGCTGCTGAACAGCCTGATTCGCCCGCTGTTGTACCTGCTGGCGCTCCCGCTGATCGTCGTGTCCCTCGGTCTGTTCATGGTCGTCATTAACGCCTTGTTGCTGCAACTCACGGCTGCCCTGGTCAAAGGGTTTACCGTCGCCGGATTCGGCGCGTCTTTCTGGGGCGCCCTCGTCATCAGTCTGGTCAGCAGCATTCTCAACATGCTGCTGGTGGTCGAACAGAGCCGGATCGAACCGGGCCAGCGTCCGCAACGCCCGCCAACCATCATCAATCCCGACGGGTCAGAGCATTCGTGA
- a CDS encoding GAF domain-containing protein, which translates to MSPPVEPAKATAETHLQRTLTSVLNGLPADAALVAIFHQEQGPLTTQVHRGFTPRDVQSIGRTLSSQKVFTSVPVGNDPEASRTIRLRLITPGAKSLLGMPLRHKNRTYGFLVIGRKDNAVYAKKDKTMLEQAGDDITKALERDSLFDLNVLLSRPLVLQEPQPVIAAPDVYNAPTSHATPEIQGKIVVLLNELNQTLAFDRAWIGAYDPLAGNVEVLGIAGEQKTDPKDQKKDLKAGQRLTLDASAAGWVVRHRKPRVDHDLASTQGRFLDHKHLYKDRFQSSLVLPFFLRGQVGGTITLASKEADRYTVPDARLLEPINLKLVDLLQTAPPSAAGAPKVEGAADSEAGSAALISAEPVIRKQERQAAIGEFSAFLATEIREPLGSIRAQLEEVTAEGILDFDPQTRVENAMRDLIRIEAILNEILDFAKPLDLTRRLCRVPEMVENALTVVATELEATRIQVVKEYPGLLAPVRADEAKMQQVFLSIFKNAIEAMTPGGILTITMNNQRAGKHLEVQILIKNNGTPIPPEHVDKVFEPFFTTKRSGTGLGLATVKKIVEEHQGSIGISGTPGEGTTVTIRLPGVSRGPAHRYRGRGRRPPRRPTAAS; encoded by the coding sequence ATGAGTCCTCCAGTCGAACCAGCGAAAGCCACAGCGGAAACCCATCTTCAACGCACCCTGACCTCGGTCCTCAACGGATTGCCGGCTGATGCCGCGCTGGTCGCGATTTTCCATCAGGAACAGGGTCCGTTGACCACGCAGGTGCATCGAGGATTTACCCCGCGGGACGTCCAATCGATCGGCCGCACGTTGTCCTCGCAGAAGGTGTTCACGTCGGTTCCGGTCGGGAACGATCCCGAAGCGTCGCGCACCATTCGCCTTCGCCTGATCACCCCTGGCGCCAAGTCGCTCCTCGGCATGCCGCTCCGCCACAAGAACCGCACCTATGGATTTCTGGTCATCGGGCGGAAAGACAATGCGGTCTATGCCAAAAAAGACAAGACCATGCTCGAGCAGGCCGGCGACGACATTACCAAGGCCCTCGAGCGCGACAGCCTCTTCGACCTCAACGTGCTGCTCAGTCGCCCGCTGGTGCTGCAGGAGCCGCAACCGGTCATTGCCGCCCCCGATGTCTACAATGCCCCAACCTCCCACGCCACGCCTGAAATCCAAGGGAAAATCGTGGTGCTGCTGAATGAGCTGAACCAAACCCTGGCCTTCGATCGCGCCTGGATCGGCGCCTATGACCCACTCGCCGGCAACGTGGAAGTTCTGGGAATCGCCGGGGAACAAAAAACCGACCCCAAAGACCAAAAGAAAGATCTCAAAGCAGGCCAGCGCCTGACACTCGATGCCTCCGCCGCCGGGTGGGTGGTGCGTCACCGGAAGCCGCGGGTCGACCATGATCTCGCCTCCACGCAGGGGCGCTTTCTCGATCACAAGCACTTGTACAAGGACCGTTTCCAGTCGTCGTTGGTTCTGCCCTTCTTCTTGCGCGGCCAAGTCGGGGGAACCATCACGCTGGCATCGAAGGAAGCAGACCGGTACACGGTACCCGATGCCCGCCTGCTCGAGCCGATCAACCTCAAGTTGGTGGATCTGCTCCAGACTGCGCCTCCTTCCGCGGCAGGCGCCCCTAAAGTCGAAGGAGCGGCCGATTCCGAAGCTGGTTCCGCGGCGCTGATTTCAGCTGAGCCGGTGATCAGAAAACAGGAACGGCAGGCCGCCATTGGAGAGTTCAGCGCCTTCCTCGCCACTGAGATCAGGGAGCCGCTGGGCTCCATTCGCGCCCAGTTGGAAGAGGTCACTGCGGAGGGCATTCTCGATTTCGACCCGCAGACCCGTGTCGAGAACGCCATGCGAGACCTGATCCGCATCGAAGCGATTTTGAACGAAATCCTCGATTTCGCCAAACCACTGGATCTCACGCGCCGGCTCTGCCGCGTCCCGGAAATGGTCGAAAACGCGCTGACCGTCGTCGCCACCGAACTGGAAGCCACCCGCATTCAAGTGGTCAAAGAATATCCCGGGCTTCTCGCCCCGGTGCGTGCCGATGAAGCCAAGATGCAGCAGGTTTTCCTTAGCATTTTCAAAAATGCGATCGAGGCCATGACCCCGGGTGGAATCCTGACGATCACCATGAACAACCAACGGGCCGGAAAACATCTGGAAGTCCAGATCCTGATCAAGAATAACGGAACGCCGATCCCGCCGGAACATGTCGACAAGGTCTTCGAGCCGTTCTTCACGACAAAACGCTCCGGCACGGGCCTCGGTCTCGCCACGGTCAAAAAGATCGTGGAGGAGCATCAGGGCAGTATCGGGATTTCAGGCACACCCGGCGAAGGCACGACGGTAACCATTCGCCTGCCCGGTGTCAGCCGTGGGCCTGCGCATCGTTATCGGGGGCGCGGCCGCCGCCCGCCGCGCCGCCCCACCGCCGCCTCCTAA